A part of Desulfobacter sp. genomic DNA contains:
- a CDS encoding YdbH domain-containing protein: MSFKSLVKYLVFICLVAVIGCQALIIGLPLIAESQIKSRFPAAVRALEPDFRIEGIGPGCTILRAVRLGRGLSADLVELKYRWLGGRDVQVEKLLISGLSLEFTVDDSGGATQLRFNHMVFPDTGSGGDAPRKTVSMDQLEPFFPLVPGEIRIKHAQITIRRGDGSILIPADIMVRLDMEDKRADIRMAFTPLGQPLELTASVNLETLLSRTPEAALDRVDARVDGFNPKSLAGFFPEIFRNVDISGPVDFHLVRQGQGPWEIDMHGGAVKKGLLPEIALEGFRGQVKTDGGISFKGKGEAEVRDNAFSRLALGVDLTVAQGAGGMPGFDLSFYNRDKEAFTLYPAMAQWICSQNLPEKIRIDGPMLSGTIAGNLERQTASLAFKGRRLGVSLPGTAAGAQDLSLSLQMDRRHGGPFPIGSGSLELAAKEMVMETEDARLAAPGLRFKAGVRPDKKGEQLVLALDGEISGITGRGGGGTVSAGRAGIFGQIRMDKRFQPAASLTAGIDNLDLAVPGKNIAATGIQLRLPWTFPHGTGSGKGRLNIGTLRYDKRFTASLAAELEQTGKASIAMAGNISTPLVPDLSLGLDLVAGVDDTLDPWAEIRLKAENFLLTGQDVTRIMPQADIPGTLQVDLSPSVRIHFKKNTLDTGATILIHDGSLDFPDQDVKASGVSGRVEFNDLVKPESLPGQSLFVKSVNAGQFSFENMAMRFSVEDGRFLNVENLTFNWCNGLVSTESIRLPGEEDKLKLILYCDRLEMDSLLQQMGAFDARGGGALSGRIPVVYSRGEIAFDNGFLFSTPGQGGRVFVKDLDRMLEGFPRGTPEFSQLDLAGEALKDFEYKWAKLRLNTSGDTLDVKMELDGKPARILPFEYKREMNSFMRVDASSPGSRFQGVKLDVNLKLPFNRVMKFGTKLRSILE, encoded by the coding sequence ATGTCCTTTAAATCCCTGGTGAAATATCTTGTTTTCATCTGCCTTGTCGCAGTAATCGGTTGCCAGGCCCTGATCATCGGCCTGCCCCTGATTGCCGAATCCCAAATTAAATCCCGGTTTCCGGCCGCCGTCCGGGCGTTGGAGCCGGATTTCCGTATTGAGGGCATCGGACCGGGCTGTACGATTCTAAGGGCGGTCCGCCTGGGCCGGGGCCTTTCTGCCGACCTGGTCGAGCTGAAGTACCGCTGGCTGGGAGGCCGGGATGTTCAGGTTGAAAAGCTGCTTATATCCGGGCTGTCCCTGGAATTCACTGTGGATGATTCCGGCGGTGCAACCCAGCTCCGATTTAACCATATGGTTTTCCCCGATACCGGCAGCGGAGGGGACGCCCCCCGGAAAACCGTCTCAATGGATCAGCTGGAACCGTTTTTCCCCCTGGTGCCCGGAGAAATCCGGATAAAACATGCCCAGATTACCATCCGCCGGGGTGATGGATCGATTCTTATTCCGGCGGATATCATGGTGCGCCTGGACATGGAAGACAAAAGGGCGGATATCCGTATGGCGTTCACCCCTTTGGGCCAGCCCCTGGAACTGACAGCGTCGGTAAACCTTGAAACGCTTTTGAGCCGGACGCCGGAAGCAGCCCTGGACCGGGTGGATGCCCGGGTGGACGGTTTTAATCCCAAAAGCCTGGCCGGATTTTTCCCCGAAATTTTCAGAAATGTGGATATCTCCGGGCCTGTGGATTTCCATCTTGTCCGCCAGGGGCAGGGGCCCTGGGAAATTGATATGCATGGGGGGGCGGTTAAAAAAGGCCTCCTGCCGGAAATTGCGCTGGAGGGATTTCGGGGGCAGGTTAAAACGGACGGCGGCATATCATTTAAGGGGAAGGGAGAGGCGGAGGTCCGGGACAATGCTTTTTCCCGGCTTGCCCTGGGGGTTGATCTGACAGTTGCGCAGGGGGCCGGCGGCATGCCCGGATTTGACCTCTCTTTTTACAACAGGGATAAAGAGGCATTTACCCTTTACCCGGCCATGGCCCAGTGGATATGCAGCCAGAATCTGCCTGAAAAAATACGCATTGACGGGCCAATGTTATCAGGGACAATCGCCGGGAACCTGGAACGCCAAACCGCCAGCCTGGCGTTTAAGGGGCGCCGGCTTGGTGTCTCATTGCCAGGGACCGCTGCCGGAGCACAGGACCTGTCCCTTTCCCTGCAAATGGACCGCAGGCACGGGGGACCATTTCCAATTGGCTCCGGATCCCTTGAATTGGCGGCAAAAGAGATGGTGATGGAGACGGAAGATGCCCGTCTGGCCGCGCCGGGACTGCGGTTTAAAGCCGGCGTCAGGCCGGACAAAAAAGGAGAGCAACTGGTCCTTGCCCTTGACGGAGAAATATCCGGGATAACGGGCCGCGGAGGCGGCGGAACCGTCTCGGCAGGCCGGGCCGGGATCTTTGGGCAGATCCGGATGGATAAGCGCTTCCAACCCGCAGCATCGCTTACGGCCGGAATAGACAATCTGGACCTGGCCGTTCCAGGGAAAAATATCGCAGCAACGGGGATACAGTTGAGGCTGCCCTGGACCTTTCCCCATGGGACCGGTTCAGGAAAAGGACGGCTCAATATAGGGACCCTTCGCTATGACAAGCGGTTTACGGCTTCTCTGGCAGCGGAATTGGAACAGACCGGAAAAGCGAGTATTGCCATGGCCGGTAATATTTCCACCCCCCTGGTGCCGGATCTTTCCCTTGGCCTGGATCTGGTTGCCGGAGTGGATGATACGCTGGACCCCTGGGCGGAGATTCGCCTTAAAGCTGAGAATTTTCTCCTCACCGGCCAGGATGTGACGCGGATCATGCCCCAGGCGGATATACCCGGGACCCTCCAGGTCGATCTCTCCCCTTCGGTGCGGATCCATTTCAAGAAGAATACCCTTGACACCGGCGCCACAATCCTCATCCATGACGGCAGCCTGGATTTTCCGGACCAGGATGTCAAGGCGTCCGGGGTTTCCGGGCGGGTTGAATTCAACGACCTTGTGAAACCCGAGTCCCTTCCCGGCCAGTCCCTTTTTGTCAAATCCGTGAATGCGGGCCAGTTCAGCTTTGAGAACATGGCAATGAGGTTCAGCGTGGAGGACGGGAGATTCCTGAACGTGGAAAACCTCACCTTCAACTGGTGCAACGGCCTGGTGTCAACGGAATCAATACGGCTGCCCGGCGAGGAAGACAAGCTCAAGCTCATCCTCTACTGCGACCGTCTGGAGATGGACAGCCTGCTGCAGCAGATGGGCGCATTTGATGCCCGGGGGGGCGGTGCACTCAGCGGCCGGATTCCGGTGGTCTACAGCCGGGGGGAAATTGCCTTTGACAACGGCTTTTTATTTTCGACCCCGGGGCAGGGCGGCCGGGTATTTGTCAAGGACCTGGACCGGATGCTGGAGGGTTTTCCCAGGGGGACCCCGGAATTCTCCCAGCTGGACCTGGCCGGGGAGGCCTTAAAGGATTTCGAGTATAAATGGGCAAAACTGAGGCTGAACACCAGCGGTGATACCCTGGATGTGAAGATGGAGCTGGACGGAAAACCGGCCCGTATTCTTCCCTTTGAGTACAAGCGGGAGATGAATTCCTTCATGCGGGTGGACGCCTCAAGCCCCGGTTCTCGGTTCCAGGGGGTTAAATTGGATGTCAATCTTAAACTGCCCTTTAACCGGGTGATGAAATTTGGTACAAAATTGAGGAGTATTTTGGAATAA
- a CDS encoding rhomboid family intramembrane serine protease gives MIPIRDNQVSHSVPAATYGIMGATTLVFLWQLAIGLDNEAVFYIYGFVPGKYTLEGLSRHFTGVNKLFSPLSYMFLHGGFWHFLGNMWFLYIFGDNIEDRLGSLRFLGFYLVSGLLAAVFHFFLNLHSPVPTIGASGAIAGIMGAYFLLYPRSKILTLVPILIFPIFIQIPAFIFLGIWFLMQFFNATGQGTGAGVAWWAHVGGFLAGVALIRFNDRLPSTGAREKIVRFTRKKNTPRLQVITPVAKDSGPDLHSTIELTSLEAITGARKMVTIPWGFHRPLYRVVVPAGIKRGTRLRLRGMGRNLPGHPRGDLYLRVDIRNVL, from the coding sequence GTGATTCCCATCCGGGATAACCAGGTTTCACACAGCGTGCCGGCGGCCACCTACGGCATCATGGGGGCGACCACCTTGGTCTTTTTATGGCAACTGGCCATTGGCCTGGACAATGAGGCCGTATTCTACATCTACGGATTTGTTCCGGGCAAGTATACCCTGGAAGGCCTTTCCCGTCATTTCACAGGGGTCAACAAGCTCTTTTCTCCCCTGAGCTACATGTTCCTCCACGGGGGATTCTGGCACTTTCTGGGAAATATGTGGTTTTTGTACATATTCGGGGACAATATCGAAGACCGGCTGGGCTCCCTGCGTTTCTTGGGCTTTTACCTGGTCAGCGGGCTTTTGGCTGCCGTGTTTCATTTTTTTCTCAATTTACATTCCCCTGTACCCACCATCGGAGCCAGCGGGGCCATTGCAGGGATTATGGGGGCCTATTTCCTTTTGTATCCGCGTTCAAAAATCCTGACCCTGGTGCCCATATTGATTTTTCCCATTTTTATCCAGATACCGGCCTTTATTTTTCTGGGAATCTGGTTTTTGATGCAGTTTTTTAACGCCACCGGCCAGGGCACCGGTGCCGGAGTGGCATGGTGGGCCCACGTGGGCGGGTTTCTGGCCGGGGTGGCGTTGATCCGGTTCAATGACCGGCTGCCCAGCACCGGTGCTAGGGAAAAAATCGTTCGGTTTACCCGGAAAAAGAACACCCCAAGGCTGCAGGTCATCACCCCGGTGGCCAAAGACAGCGGGCCCGACCTTCACAGTACCATTGAGCTGACCTCCCTGGAGGCCATCACAGGGGCCAGAAAGATGGTCACCATTCCCTGGGGATTCCACAGACCCCTCTACCGGGTGGTGGTGCCGGCGGGGATCAAGCGGGGAACCCGCCTGAGGCTGCGGGGCATGGGGCGAAACCTTCCCGGACACCCCCGGGGGGACCTGTATTTAAGGGTGGATATCCGAAATGTCCTTTAA
- a CDS encoding HD domain-containing protein gives MNLPTDKECFRIIKEMEMMDHIIDHSVMVSNVAVCLCRGMRRTSPELNEDLIRTAALLHDITKTRSFSTGEIHSETGGGLMREMGYPEIGEIIRQHVILDHNSPDGPVSESEIVNYADKRVLHDQVVSLDQRLEYIVRKYGKKTQFRPLIQKMWDATTALEKKIFRKLPFPPEELPDQISPVVEKCSVSPET, from the coding sequence ATGAACCTGCCCACGGACAAGGAATGCTTCAGGATCATCAAAGAGATGGAAATGATGGATCATATCATTGACCACTCGGTGATGGTTTCCAATGTAGCGGTCTGCCTTTGCAGGGGCATGCGGCGCACCAGCCCGGAACTCAATGAAGACCTGATCAGGACGGCGGCCCTGCTCCACGACATCACCAAAACCCGCAGCTTTTCAACCGGGGAGATTCACTCGGAAACCGGCGGCGGTCTCATGCGTGAAATGGGGTATCCGGAAATCGGGGAGATCATCCGCCAGCATGTCATACTGGATCATAACAGTCCGGACGGCCCTGTATCTGAATCTGAGATCGTCAACTACGCGGACAAGAGGGTCCTCCATGACCAGGTGGTATCCCTGGACCAGCGGCTGGAGTACATCGTCCGAAAATACGGAAAAAAAACGCAATTCAGGCCCTTGATTCAAAAAATGTGGGACGCCACAACGGCATTGGAAAAAAAGATATTCAGAAAACTGCCATTTCCCCCGGAAGAACTGCCGGACCAGATCAGCCCGGTCGTTGAAAAGTGTTCTGTGAGCCCGGAAACCTGA
- a CDS encoding response regulator codes for MVVDDDPGVRALTVNALSYCVNRDVVSFGDGRAAWEYFKGGNAADLVIADVDMPGMDGLELLKRFKLKWETGIFICMSGRPQNGTAAEAAGADAFLGKPFTINDLFSIIQEYVVD; via the coding sequence GTGGTTGTGGACGATGACCCCGGGGTCAGGGCCCTGACCGTCAACGCCTTGTCCTATTGTGTGAACCGGGATGTGGTCTCCTTTGGGGACGGCCGGGCGGCATGGGAGTATTTCAAAGGCGGCAATGCGGCCGATCTGGTCATTGCGGATGTGGACATGCCGGGAATGGACGGGCTGGAGCTGCTCAAGCGGTTCAAGCTGAAATGGGAAACCGGGATTTTCATCTGCATGTCAGGCCGTCCCCAAAATGGTACCGCCGCAGAGGCTGCCGGTGCCGATGCCTTTCTGGGCAAGCCTTTCACCATTAACGATTTGTTCAGTATTATCCAGGAATATGTGGTGGACTGA
- a CDS encoding YqgE/AlgH family protein, whose product MTGEIAKNMKGKFLMAVPGLPDPNFAQTLTCMCEHNESGALGFIVNKVHPLLTGRELFEDLSIECNDSVDKLDIFLGGPVQPSGVFVLHGAPFEWNESLKVTDWLALSNSRDILEAIALGKGPETFMIMLGCAGWGPLQLDGELGDSAWLTCDLTEEVMFNTSPDLKYEKAMMQI is encoded by the coding sequence ATGACCGGCGAAATTGCAAAGAACATGAAGGGTAAATTTCTCATGGCCGTACCCGGTCTGCCTGATCCGAATTTTGCACAAACCCTGACCTGCATGTGTGAGCACAATGAGTCCGGGGCGTTGGGATTTATCGTCAATAAGGTCCACCCCTTGCTGACGGGCAGGGAGTTGTTTGAGGACCTGAGCATTGAGTGCAACGACAGCGTGGATAAGCTGGATATTTTTCTGGGCGGCCCGGTGCAGCCCTCCGGCGTTTTTGTCCTCCACGGGGCGCCCTTTGAGTGGAATGAAAGCCTCAAAGTCACGGACTGGCTGGCCCTGAGCAATTCACGGGATATTCTTGAGGCCATTGCACTGGGAAAGGGCCCTGAAACCTTTATGATCATGCTGGGATGCGCCGGATGGGGCCCCCTGCAGCTGGACGGCGAACTGGGCGACAGTGCCTGGCTCACCTGCGACCTGACAGAGGAGGTCATGTTCAACACCAGCCCGGATCTGAAATACGAAAAAGCCATGATGCAGATCTGA
- a CDS encoding mannose-1-phosphate guanylyltransferase/mannose-6-phosphate isomerase: MIVPVILAGGSGTRLWPMSRALYPKQLIAMYNEDTMIQNTLGRLEGLNPLGEPVVLCNEAHRFMTAEQLRLLGREDFQIILEPCGRNTAPAIALAALSLEGQADDPVMLVLPADHVIEDRQAFHAAIEQGEKLAREGSLVTFGIVPGSPETGYGYIQKGEALKDSSGAFGIHRFVEKPDLETAESYLASGEFCWNSGMFMFKVSAILAELESRAPEMLSGCRKAVEKGRRDLDFFRIDKECFQAIEGDSIDYAVMEKTDRGVVLPLDAGWNDLGSFDALWQTGKKNGDKNVTSGDVLVHNVKESYIHAENRLVAAVGVERFVIVETKDAVLVAPRDQVQDVKKIVAQLKEKNREEAITHAKVYRPWGDYETIDMARRYQVKRITVKPGAKLSLQKHYHRAEHWTVVSGTAVVTKGDEEILLREDESVYIPLGTMHRLENPGKIPLELIEVQSGSYLGEDDILRFDDVYGRKEE, encoded by the coding sequence ATGATTGTTCCCGTTATCCTGGCCGGCGGATCCGGCACCCGGCTCTGGCCCATGTCCAGGGCCCTTTACCCCAAGCAGCTCATTGCCATGTACAATGAAGATACCATGATCCAGAATACCCTGGGCAGGCTGGAAGGCCTTAATCCCCTTGGGGAGCCCGTGGTGCTTTGCAACGAAGCCCACCGGTTCATGACGGCTGAGCAGCTCCGCCTTCTGGGACGGGAGGATTTCCAGATCATTCTTGAGCCCTGCGGCCGGAACACGGCCCCGGCCATCGCCCTTGCCGCTTTGAGCCTGGAGGGACAGGCCGATGATCCCGTGATGCTGGTGCTGCCTGCCGACCATGTGATTGAGGACAGGCAGGCTTTTCATGCCGCCATTGAACAGGGGGAAAAACTGGCCAGGGAAGGGTCTCTGGTGACCTTCGGCATTGTACCGGGATCGCCTGAAACCGGCTACGGGTATATTCAGAAAGGGGAGGCACTCAAGGACAGCTCCGGCGCCTTCGGCATCCACCGGTTTGTTGAAAAACCCGATCTTGAAACGGCCGAGTCCTACCTGGCCTCGGGGGAATTCTGCTGGAATTCCGGCATGTTCATGTTTAAAGTTTCCGCTATCCTTGCCGAGCTTGAATCCCGGGCCCCAGAGATGCTTTCCGGGTGCAGGAAGGCGGTGGAGAAGGGGCGCCGTGACCTGGATTTTTTCAGGATCGACAAAGAGTGCTTCCAGGCCATTGAAGGCGACTCCATTGACTATGCCGTGATGGAAAAAACCGACAGGGGCGTGGTGCTTCCCCTGGATGCGGGATGGAATGACCTGGGATCCTTTGATGCCCTGTGGCAGACGGGCAAAAAGAACGGGGATAAAAACGTCACCTCAGGGGACGTCCTGGTCCATAATGTGAAAGAGAGCTATATCCATGCGGAAAACCGTCTGGTGGCCGCCGTGGGGGTTGAGCGATTTGTTATTGTGGAAACCAAGGACGCCGTGCTGGTGGCCCCCCGGGATCAGGTCCAGGACGTGAAAAAAATTGTGGCCCAGCTCAAGGAAAAGAATCGGGAAGAGGCCATTACCCATGCCAAGGTTTACCGGCCCTGGGGCGATTATGAGACCATAGATATGGCGCGCCGGTATCAGGTCAAGCGGATTACGGTGAAACCCGGAGCCAAGCTTTCCCTTCAAAAGCACTACCACCGGGCCGAGCACTGGACTGTGGTCTCGGGCACCGCCGTTGTCACCAAGGGAGATGAAGAGATCCTGCTCAGGGAGGATGAGTCCGTTTACATCCCCTTGGGTACCATGCACCGACTCGAAAATCCGGGAAAGATCCCTTTGGAGCTTATTGAGGTGCAGTCTGGATCATATCTGGGGGAGGATGATATTCTTCGGTTTGATGATGTATACGGGAGGAAAGAAGAGTAA
- a CDS encoding metalloregulator ArsR/SmtB family transcription factor, producing MEIIKQFKALSDPTRLRLVNILDRYELNVNEIVSVVEMIQSGVSRHLRILLEAGLLASRKDGSYIYYSAAHPPEARAIIELACARVADDPLFSGDLARADQCLALRKNRAKRFFKTVAPQWDRLKKEVLGEFDLNGLFEDHILEQGPGGPPRPGAGQAPEPAWVVADLGCGTGEMLSRLLDRGPGTFIGVDASPEMLEQARIRLPERPDLELRLGELENLPMREREVDTAVMSMVLYHIYEPAKSIQEVYRVLRPGGAFLLADFLRHTHEEIKEIIGGSWLGFTRKQIKDWLCDAGFSLSKAEVYPVEKDLSIIFYLAHK from the coding sequence ATGGAAATTATTAAGCAGTTTAAGGCCCTGTCTGATCCCACCCGGCTGCGGCTGGTAAATATCCTTGACCGGTATGAGCTCAACGTCAATGAGATCGTGTCTGTTGTGGAGATGATACAGTCCGGGGTGTCCAGGCATCTTAGGATCCTGCTCGAGGCGGGACTGCTGGCCTCCAGAAAGGACGGCAGCTATATCTATTACTCTGCGGCGCATCCCCCGGAGGCCCGCGCCATCATTGAACTGGCCTGCGCCAGGGTGGCTGATGATCCTCTTTTTTCAGGGGACCTGGCCCGGGCGGACCAATGTCTGGCCCTGAGAAAGAACCGGGCCAAACGGTTTTTCAAAACCGTGGCCCCCCAGTGGGACCGGCTGAAAAAAGAGGTGCTGGGGGAGTTTGACCTTAACGGGCTGTTTGAAGACCATATTCTGGAACAGGGGCCGGGCGGTCCTCCAAGGCCCGGGGCCGGGCAGGCGCCAGAGCCTGCCTGGGTGGTGGCCGACCTGGGGTGCGGAACCGGGGAAATGCTTTCCAGGCTGCTGGACCGGGGGCCGGGCACCTTTATCGGGGTGGATGCCTCTCCTGAGATGCTGGAACAGGCAAGGATCCGTCTTCCCGAGCGCCCGGACCTGGAATTGCGACTGGGGGAGCTTGAAAACCTGCCCATGAGGGAACGGGAGGTGGATACCGCGGTGATGAGCATGGTGCTTTATCATATTTATGAACCTGCAAAATCCATCCAGGAGGTCTACCGGGTGCTGCGTCCGGGCGGGGCTTTTCTTTTGGCGGATTTTCTGCGCCACACCCACGAGGAGATCAAGGAGATCATCGGCGGATCATGGCTGGGATTCACCCGAAAACAGATTAAAGACTGGCTGTGCGATGCCGGTTTTTCACTGTCCAAGGCCGAGGTCTATCCCGTTGAAAAGGATTTGAGCATTATCTTTTACCTTGCACATAAATAG
- a CDS encoding metal-dependent hydrolase: MKLRYFSHSAFQITTDAGQRILIDPFLDGNPTSPVGAADVDADFILVTHGHGDHLGDTVSIAKRCNALCICENELANYLAAQGVDAHNMHIGGGFDFEFGRVKLTQALHGSTTPDNVCHGAPTGLLIQINDHLIYHTGDTGLFSDLKLIGEMNAVNTLLVPIGDNFTMGIDDAVKACEFVDPDLAVPIHYNTFPVIEADPEVFCSRIREKGIGCRVMGFGEEIIL; the protein is encoded by the coding sequence ATGAAATTAAGATATTTTTCCCATTCAGCCTTTCAGATCACAACGGATGCGGGCCAGCGGATTCTCATTGACCCTTTCCTGGACGGCAACCCCACCTCCCCTGTTGGGGCGGCTGATGTGGATGCGGACTTTATTCTGGTTACCCACGGCCACGGGGATCATCTCGGGGATACCGTTTCCATTGCTAAACGGTGCAATGCCCTGTGTATCTGCGAGAATGAACTGGCCAATTACCTTGCCGCCCAGGGCGTAGACGCCCATAATATGCACATCGGCGGTGGGTTTGACTTTGAATTCGGCCGGGTGAAACTGACCCAGGCCCTGCACGGCTCCACCACCCCTGATAACGTCTGTCACGGTGCCCCCACCGGGCTTCTGATTCAAATCAATGATCACCTTATTTACCACACCGGGGACACCGGGCTGTTTTCCGATCTCAAACTCATCGGGGAAATGAATGCCGTCAATACCCTGCTGGTACCCATCGGGGATAATTTTACCATGGGAATTGATGATGCGGTAAAGGCCTGTGAATTTGTCGATCCGGATCTGGCCGTACCCATTCATTACAACACCTTTCCCGTGATTGAGGCGGATCCTGAAGTGTTCTGCAGCCGGATCCGGGAAAAGGGGATCGGATGCCGGGTCATGGGATTTGGTGAGGAAATCATTCTATAA
- a CDS encoding peroxiredoxin yields the protein MSVLVGKNAPDFTATAVEKDQIIENFTLSRFKGQYVVLFFYPLDFTFVCPTELHAFSERLAEFEERNVKVIGVSIDSHFSHLAWLNTPKSKGGIQGVAYPIVSDLNKSISADYDVLVDGAGIAYRGLFLLDKDHVVRHQVVNDLPLGRNVSETLRMVDALQFTEKHGEVCPANWNQGDKSMKPTQDGLEDFFK from the coding sequence ATGAGCGTACTGGTTGGAAAAAATGCCCCTGATTTTACTGCCACTGCCGTTGAAAAAGACCAGATTATTGAAAATTTCACCCTCTCCCGGTTCAAGGGGCAGTATGTGGTGCTGTTTTTCTACCCCCTGGACTTTACCTTTGTCTGCCCCACTGAACTGCATGCCTTCAGCGAACGGCTGGCGGAATTTGAAGAAAGGAACGTCAAAGTCATCGGGGTAAGTATCGATTCCCATTTCTCACACCTGGCCTGGCTGAATACCCCGAAATCCAAGGGCGGCATCCAGGGCGTGGCCTATCCAATCGTGTCGGATCTGAATAAAAGCATTTCAGCCGACTACGATGTGCTGGTAGACGGGGCCGGCATTGCCTACAGGGGACTGTTCCTTCTGGATAAGGACCATGTGGTCCGCCACCAGGTGGTTAATGATCTGCCCCTGGGCAGAAATGTCTCAGAGACCCTGCGCATGGTGGACGCCCTGCAGTTTACGGAAAAACACGGAGAGGTCTGCCCCGCCAACTGGAATCAGGGAGACAAGTCCATGAAACCGACCCAGGACGGGCTCGAAGACTTTTTCAAATAA
- a CDS encoding universal stress protein has translation MKILVGYKGVNVGKDLLDLAVTHAKAFDAKVLVVTSMREGAEDDQAKIVEAEKHLADAKAFFTGNEVDCDTHLLIRGFDAGDDLVAYAREKEVDEILLGVKSRSKVGKLLFGSTAQAVILTAHCPVVTVK, from the coding sequence ATGAAAATTCTGGTGGGGTACAAGGGCGTTAATGTGGGAAAGGATCTGCTTGATCTGGCGGTAACGCATGCAAAGGCCTTTGACGCCAAGGTGCTGGTGGTGACCTCAATGCGGGAAGGCGCGGAAGATGATCAGGCAAAAATTGTGGAGGCTGAAAAACATCTGGCAGATGCCAAAGCTTTTTTTACCGGAAACGAAGTGGACTGCGACACCCATCTGCTGATCCGCGGATTTGATGCCGGGGACGATCTGGTGGCCTATGCCAGGGAAAAAGAAGTGGATGAGATTCTCCTCGGGGTGAAAAGCAGATCCAAAGTCGGTAAACTGCTCTTCGGCTCCACGGCCCAGGCTGTCATTCTTACGGCCCATTGTCCGGTGGTCACGGTAAAATAA